Proteins encoded together in one Sylvia atricapilla isolate bSylAtr1 chromosome 2, bSylAtr1.pri, whole genome shotgun sequence window:
- the LOC136373317 gene encoding taste receptor type 2 member 40-like produces the protein MLPPLLIISISIVAIEVVVGFIGNGFIATVNIINWIKSKKTSSADMILIFLSTSRFILQVTVLMHIHSLYFADVLKLASVYKDFGAVWMFVNHSSLWFSTWLYILYCVKIINITHWLLLQVKRRIAGMVPWLLLGSLVISSMTSLPLLWITPSTYLCSSTGNCRENSTAHITDWDSSHLYLLLLYFVGCFFPLVLSVVTSALLITSLWKHRKTMQCYADTFRDAMIDVHLTAIKSIVSFLILYLSSFVAQILLILSTSQSKDVVKVAVSLVVAGAYPSMHSIILIIVNSKLKLAFRKLFLHFKCHVEDKPPSPRPERNTPQLEI, from the coding sequence ATGTTGCCACCACTTCTTATAATTTCAATAAGCATTGTAGCTATTGAAGTTGTGGTTGGATTTATTGGAAATGGATTTATTGCAACTGTTAATATCATTAATTGgatcaaaagcaaaaaaacatcTTCTGCAGATATGATCCTGATCTTTCTGAGCACATCGAGATTTATCTTGCAGGTGACAGTCCTGATGCACATCCACAGTCTCTACTTTGCAGATGTGTTAAAGCTGGCCTCAGTGTACAAGGACTTTGGTGCTGTATGGATGTTTGTGAACCACAGCAGCTTGTGGTTCAGTACCTGGCTCTATATACTGTACTGTGTAAAAATAATCAATATCAcccactggctgctgctgcaagtCAAGCGCAGAATAGCTGGGATGGTCCCATGGCTTCTTCTTGGATCACTGGTCATTTCTTCTATGACTTCTCTCCCTTTACTGTGGATTACACCCAGCACTTACCTATGCAGCTCAACAGggaactgcagagaaaacagcacagcTCATATCACAGACTGGGATAGTTCACATCTCTACTTGCTGCTTCTTTACTTTGTAGGTTGCTTTTTCCCTCTCGTGCTCTCCGTGGTGACCTCAGCTCTGTTAATTACTTCTCTGTGGAAACACAGGAAGACGATGCAATGCTACGCAGATACTTTCAGGGATGCTATGATAGATGTTCACCTAACTGCTATTAAAtccattgtttctttcttaaTCCTGTATCTTTCCAGTTTTGTAGCTCAAATTCTGTTGATATTGTCGACATCTCAAAGTAAAGATGTTGTGAAAGTTGCAGTGTCCTTAGTTGTAGCTGGGGCATATCCTTCCATGCACTCAATTATCCTGATCATAGTCAATTCAAAACTGAAATTGGCATTTAGGAAgcttttcctgcattttaagTGCCATGTGGAAGATAAGCCTCCAAGCCCCAGGCCTGAGAGAAACACTCCCCAGTTAGAAATCTGA